One window of Mangrovibacterium diazotrophicum genomic DNA carries:
- a CDS encoding cytochrome d ubiquinol oxidase subunit II: protein MFENLSHLALQQYWWVIVSLLGALFVFLTFVQGGQTLIYTIGKNDTERSLLVNTLGRKWEFTFTTLVTFGGAFFASFPLFYATSFGGAYWVWMAILFFFIIQAVSYEYRKKPANFLGAKTYEVFLILNGAFATILVGTAVGTFFNGAMFSLNEMNNVQWETPFRGLEAVLTFHNVALGLAVFFLARVLGALYFINSVDDANIYERSKKQLLYNAIPFLVFFLYFLIALLLKDGFAVDPATGTVSMESFKYLHNLLAMPLVTIILLVGVVGVLWGIGATLLKGSESGIWFAGGGTVLVVWMLLLVAGFNNTAFYPSIADLQSSLTIQNASSSHFTLTAMSYVSLFVPFVLAYIWWVWKAMNSKKIDAEEIGEDSHSY from the coding sequence ATGTTCGAAAATTTATCACATCTCGCGTTACAGCAATACTGGTGGGTGATTGTGTCCCTGCTGGGTGCTTTGTTTGTGTTCCTGACTTTCGTGCAGGGCGGTCAAACGTTGATTTATACCATTGGTAAAAACGATACGGAGCGCTCGTTGCTCGTGAATACTTTGGGACGTAAATGGGAATTCACCTTCACCACTTTGGTGACTTTTGGTGGTGCTTTCTTTGCCTCGTTCCCGCTGTTTTATGCCACCTCTTTCGGGGGGGCCTACTGGGTTTGGATGGCCATCCTGTTTTTCTTTATTATTCAGGCGGTATCGTACGAATACCGGAAAAAGCCGGCCAACTTCCTGGGGGCAAAAACCTACGAAGTCTTCCTGATATTGAATGGTGCTTTTGCAACAATCCTGGTTGGTACAGCTGTTGGTACATTCTTCAACGGTGCCATGTTTAGCCTGAATGAGATGAACAACGTGCAATGGGAAACTCCTTTCCGCGGATTGGAAGCAGTGTTGACTTTCCACAATGTGGCACTTGGTTTGGCTGTGTTCTTCCTGGCCCGCGTGTTGGGTGCTTTGTACTTCATCAATTCGGTTGACGATGCCAATATTTACGAGCGCAGTAAAAAGCAATTGCTTTACAACGCCATTCCGTTTTTGGTGTTCTTCCTGTACTTCCTGATCGCTTTGTTGCTGAAGGACGGTTTCGCGGTTGATCCGGCTACCGGAACGGTTAGCATGGAAAGCTTCAAATACCTGCACAACCTGTTGGCTATGCCATTGGTGACCATCATTTTATTGGTGGGCGTTGTTGGTGTACTTTGGGGAATCGGAGCCACTTTGCTGAAAGGCAGTGAAAGCGGTATTTGGTTTGCCGGCGGCGGAACGGTGCTGGTGGTTTGGATGTTGTTGCTGGTTGCCGGTTTCAACAATACGGCCTTCTACCCGTCAATTGCCGATCTGCAGTCATCACTGACCATTCAGAATGCGTCATCCAGTCACTTTACGCTGACAGCGATGAGCTATGTTTCGTTGTTTGTTCCATTCGTTTTGGCCTACATCTGGTGGGTTTGGAAAGCCATGAACAGTAAGAAAATTGATGCTGAGGAAATCGGCGAAGATTCACATTCATACTAA
- a CDS encoding cytochrome ubiquinol oxidase subunit I, giving the protein MLEAIDVSLVNWSRAQFALTAMYHWIFVPLTLGISFIVAFMETIYVKTGNPEWKKITKFWMTLFGINFAIGVATGIILEFEFGTNWSNYSWFVGDIFGAPLAIEGILAFFMESTFIAIMFFGWKKVSKKVHLAATWLTAIGANLSALWILVANAWMQSPVGMQFNPETARNEMVSFWEVLFSPMAVEKFLHTTSSGFVLAAIFVIGISAWFILKKREIVFARKSIAVAAVFGFLSSIYVIFTGDSSARTIATHQPMKFAAFEGLYNGSERAGLIALGIMSTTDTDESNQNLMDFNMKLEIPNILSYMAYMDWNAFVPGINDLIDGNEKYGIMSAHEKIERGKTAILKLKEFKEAKEAGNTELAESIKAEFQTKDFQENYFKYFGYGYITDPHVLIPSVPLSFYSFHIMVFLGMYFILFFFLSFLFVIRGKLEKHRKFLKLAIWTIPLAYIASQCGWIVAEVGRQPWVIQDLMPTMAAVTKISTSAVQVTFWLFAAIFTVLLIAEVKIMMRQIKIGPKVKEEGGHN; this is encoded by the coding sequence ATGTTAGAAGCAATCGACGTATCTTTAGTAAACTGGTCGAGGGCACAGTTCGCCCTGACGGCCATGTATCACTGGATTTTCGTGCCGCTTACGCTTGGTATTTCGTTTATTGTCGCCTTTATGGAGACAATTTATGTGAAGACCGGCAACCCGGAGTGGAAGAAAATCACCAAGTTCTGGATGACCCTGTTTGGAATTAACTTCGCCATTGGGGTGGCTACCGGAATTATCCTTGAGTTTGAGTTCGGCACCAACTGGTCCAATTATTCCTGGTTTGTTGGTGATATTTTCGGTGCGCCTCTGGCGATCGAAGGAATCCTGGCATTCTTCATGGAGTCCACTTTCATTGCCATCATGTTCTTTGGATGGAAGAAAGTTAGCAAAAAAGTACACTTGGCAGCTACCTGGCTGACCGCAATCGGAGCGAACCTTTCTGCCTTGTGGATCCTGGTAGCCAATGCCTGGATGCAAAGTCCGGTGGGGATGCAATTTAACCCGGAGACTGCCCGCAACGAGATGGTTAGTTTTTGGGAGGTGTTGTTCTCGCCGATGGCTGTTGAGAAGTTCCTGCACACCACCTCTTCCGGATTTGTGCTGGCCGCCATTTTTGTCATCGGTATTTCGGCCTGGTTTATTTTGAAGAAGCGCGAAATCGTTTTTGCCCGCAAAAGTATTGCTGTTGCGGCAGTGTTCGGTTTCCTGTCTTCCATTTATGTGATTTTCACCGGTGACAGTTCAGCGCGAACCATTGCGACACACCAGCCGATGAAATTTGCAGCTTTCGAAGGTTTGTACAACGGTAGCGAACGTGCCGGTTTGATCGCTTTGGGGATCATGTCGACCACCGACACCGATGAATCGAACCAAAACCTGATGGACTTCAATATGAAGTTGGAGATCCCGAACATTCTGTCGTACATGGCTTACATGGACTGGAATGCCTTCGTTCCCGGGATCAACGATTTGATTGACGGAAATGAAAAGTACGGCATCATGTCGGCTCACGAAAAGATTGAGCGTGGCAAAACTGCCATTTTAAAATTGAAAGAGTTTAAAGAAGCCAAAGAAGCTGGAAACACCGAGTTGGCCGAGTCCATCAAAGCCGAGTTCCAAACTAAAGACTTCCAGGAAAATTATTTCAAATACTTCGGGTACGGCTACATCACCGACCCGCATGTCCTGATCCCGAGTGTGCCGCTGTCGTTCTACAGCTTCCACATCATGGTATTCCTGGGCATGTATTTTATCTTGTTCTTCTTCCTCTCGTTCTTATTCGTTATCAGAGGAAAATTGGAGAAACACCGCAAATTCCTCAAACTGGCTATCTGGACCATTCCGCTGGCTTACATCGCCTCGCAATGCGGATGGATTGTGGCCGAAGTTGGTCGCCAGCCTTGGGTTATCCAGGATTTGATGCCGACAATGGCTGCTGTTACTAAAATCAGTACCAGCGCGGTGCAGGTAACCTTCTGGTTGTTTGCCGCTATTTTCACAGTGCTGTTGATTGCAGAAGTCAAAATTATGATGCGCCAAATTAAAATTGGCCCGAAAGTTAAAGAAGAAGGAGGGCACAACTAA
- a CDS encoding DUF4492 domain-containing protein produces MSRPNLLVRTGRFYVEGFRNMSGWGKQVWIVILVKLFIMFFILKLFFFPNFLKTNFDTDEQRSEHVLDNLTNTK; encoded by the coding sequence ATGAGCAGACCGAATTTACTTGTACGAACAGGGCGTTTCTACGTCGAAGGATTTAGAAACATGAGCGGATGGGGAAAGCAAGTATGGATTGTCATTCTGGTGAAGCTATTCATCATGTTTTTTATTCTGAAGTTGTTTTTCTTTCCCAATTTCCTAAAAACGAACTTCGACACCGATGAGCAGCGAAGTGAACATGTCCTCGATAATTTAACCAATACCAAATAA